GTGCACCAATAGTATGTTACCTGAAAAGACGCCACAAGGATGCTACCGTCTGAATCTGTCTTGAATATATCGATGATATTAACCAGTGAAGCATGGTAACATGCAATGTAGCAAGCTGGATAATATCAATAAAGAATGAAACTGGAGCTGTCAGACCTAAAATGATTCCAGAAAATGCAATGCCTTGAATTATATGCCTCAGGTAGCCTCCCACGAAGAACCAAAGGGTAGAGTAAATTTGAATTGCATTGAGAGAAATCATGCCTAAAAGCTCTGCTAATTCTGTATTCAGCTTAAAGCCAGCTGGAACACCCATCAACCACACACAACCAGATCGCAAGATCGCATCTGTCATGTGGTGGACAAGAGCAACAGTCCAAATACAAATAGTCTCTGTATTTAATAAAAATGCTGCTCCAAGGACAAAACCCATCAGGAGATCCACAGCGATACTTGACCACAAAGCATGCTTCCGAATTGCAGCTTTGTGTGCATACTCGACATTCATAGTGGAGCTGAACCAAGGACAATTAAAGTGAAGCTTAGTAATCTGAACTTGAGTATATGATAAGTTGTGTCTAGTGTGCAACCTACAAAGATTCTTGGAAGGACACTATGTCATCGCCTATGTACATGTTAACTCAGAAGGATAACTCGAATTGATATACCAATATGACACAAGAGATTAAAACAGCGAGTAAAGTTACTGTACAGATTAAGAAGCTACAGAGCCATTATTAGTGTACCTTAGGGAGGTATCTTGGAGGACAAATGGCCAGTAAAGAATTTGACAACTGCGAAGATGAATGTTACTCCACGAATGTTTGAAAACCTTATGTAGCATCAAGTACTGAGACATATGGCTTAAACATTTCTGGAACACTAGAATCATGATGTAGAGAATAGTTGATGCTGAAGCCAAAAATATTCCCATGCAGTGCCATGTCACTTGAACTAAGACATCATATCTGAATAAGCAAGTAGCAAGGTAAGAGCAGACAAAAGCAGCAGAACAGTGAACAGAGAAGTCAAACAGTAATACTTACACAGATGCAAAGACAAAATAAGCCCCAGAGCTGCTGGCAGAGCATTCCTGAATGACCGGTAGTCTAGCTGCATTTGAACAATTGAGCGCCAAAAGAATTGAATCCTTCAAACAAATGTCAACTGACTTAGCAGACTATTTAATGAAGAAAGTAATAGCATGCAAAACCACTCATGCACATACCAAATCAAGAAATGACGGTTGCTTTTGCAAATCATTTATCCAATTTGGCTTTTTGAAAGAAGCCTTCAACTTACGAGGTGCATCCACACCCAGTGAAAAATGGTTTCTGCCAAAGGTTGGAACCTCATATAGTATGACCTAAACACAAATTGAACAAAATATCTCATTAATTTGTCAGAATAAATGGGACAATAACTGAAGAGGCGTATATACATGATGGTTCACAAAAACTTTTTTGCTAATACAAGGATATCATAAACATAGCTTTGACTTACATACGTGGCAATGATTGATTTCAATCTGTTGGCCATCAAGATACAAATGGCAAATAACTGTTTGATTTAGGTTGCTCTTAAAGCTCATTCCAGATTTGCAAAAGAGCTGCACCCAGCTACCCTCTTTGACTGCAGACTTTCTGCAAGCATCCAGAAAACCATCTAACACACAACAATCACATCTCCATCTTCTATGATCGTAAATTGGATGCTGATCCCCATTCCCAACTGATCCAATACTAATACTGTTTCTGCTTGTGCCAAAATGTTCTTTCCGAACAAATTGTGCATCCAAGGGCAACTGTTTAGTACAGCAGTATTCTTCTAGCTCTCCAAGGAAATGTCGGCCACAATCCCCAAGAATGGTAAATGTAGAAGATTCTTGCAGGCTTACTGGCATCCTTTTATTCGAGGAAAGAACGATGGTCTAACATGAGAGACAACATTTTGAAAATAGGTTATGAACTATATAACCAATTAATATAAACATGCACTACATTTTTTCTTTTGGAggctttttttttggggggggaaCTTTCTTTTGGAGACTTTAGCAGCTATATCAGTACATAAGCCAAAAAAACTGCCCTTTAACATTCAAGTTGCAAAATTAAACTGGTAAACAGATAAACATAGCATACTTTCGTCCGTAGATTATTTGAGTTTCTTAAGCAAGGAAAAAGGAAATTCTGACATAAACAACCTACAAGGCAGATCTTTGTACGTAGTAAAGCAACCTCTGCAGTTGATAAAATGGACCTTAAAACAGCTCAAAACAAAGTAATCCAGTAAGAATCCATGGCAAAGGTAGGACTAAAATTTCAAACATAAAAAAAGGCTATGCTTTTAAGTGCCGCCTAGGCACCACCCGCCAGAGTTGATGGAGGACCAGAGGAGAGGGAAGAAAGTGAAAACAGAGCAGAAGAAGAGTGGTGGGATGTAGAAGTAAAGGGAAAGAACATGACTAGGAGGCAAGAAGTAGATAGACCCACTTGGTTCAGGAGACTGATTGACCTTGCTCAGTCAGTCACCTAGACACATGATTGACCACTGAACCATGCATGACGTCGCCTAGCCCACCTATCCCAGCAATGTTGGAAAATCAAAGCAGCTAAATGGCAAGTAGCACCTATGCAACTGAGTAGGAAAATTCAATAAAAAAGGCTGGGCGATGTGAAAGTAGAAAGATAATTTGAGGATTAAAAAATGTGTTCCTTCAAAAGCAGTTTATTGCTACTTTCTTAAGTAATAGCTATCTTCTCTTCTGCATGGTGGGCTGTCCAAAAGGCCATCTTAAAGTTTTAATGTTTCCAAGTCATTTTTTTTCCCGAAGTTTCCAAGTCAGCCTTGGAGGACTAAAATTACAAAAGCAAAGGGTATAAAGCCTTTCCGAACATAAGTGCACTAAAACAGTGGAAGGTTATGCGAACAATTAAATTCCATTAAATTAAAATGCGTGTGACCATTTCCCTCTGTGGCTTTTGAGTTGGTTCAACGCAAACAAGCTAGAATGGAGAAAGTATTGACAGAAAGCATGATGTTTTTAGTATGTGAACAAGGCTGCAACAATTGAGCAATATGATCCTGGTAAGTGGTAACAAAACATAATCCATGACAACCATAGGTTGTATTATAAAAAGGTGGAAACAAAATTCGAGGATGCAACCAGCAAAACCAGATAACCAGCACTTGCATGAGGAAAAGCCATCATCAGGACATAACTAGCTTTTGCATAAGGAAAGGCTATCAGCAGCACCAGGTAGCCAATGTCACTTGCTAGAATTAATTGTAGCATGCTAGAATGCAAGTGTTGGCACACATGACCAGGTAGCCAATTTCAACTTTTTTTTCATGCTAGAATGAAGGAATTAAATTGTGCTAAAACAACACAAGCTTGGTAGATTTTATTTATGCGTATCTAGAAGCAAAAAAAAGGGAATACAGGACAGGAGTTCATGGCTCTTCGTTTCCTGAGGCCTTCATTCTCTAACCCCTCCTCTACCCCAACACtttgttttaaaaaaaaaaagatggtgGGTGCCTTTGAAAGGACAAGAAAACTCCTCTTGGGTGCATATTTACGAACAGATGTCAGAATTTGCCCATTTAACCCTTTTACAATAGGTCTACTTCTATATTAGAGAAAAAAAGATTACATCGTTCAAGGACCCATGTAAGCTGAATTGGACATCTCAGTGGATAATTTCCTCTTTAAAACTTAATTACCCAGTAGATCAAGCAACAATGTTAAACACGTCTAACCTGACACCGCATCATCTGCACATATAAGCTCCGAGTTGAAAATGGTATCAAATACTGACCTGGAGAGCGTCGAGGGTGGCAAAAGACCGCAGGATCTGATCCTGGGGAACAGCTGCGGAGACGACAATGTCGAGACAGCCGGAGCTGGTGAAGAACCATCCGAACAGGATGAGCCTTGCAGAATCGGGCCCCTGCTCGAGCTGCAGCTCTTGGCGCGGCCACCAGATCCTGCATCGCTCGATGGCCATCCCGCCGGCCATGGAGCCCTCCCCCGACGACCCCGAACTGGGAACCCTAACCCAGTTACCACCATGCATCAAATCCGAGAGAGGAacgaggagcaggagcaggaggaccCACCTCGTTGCCGGCCGTCTACCACCACCCACCAGAGTTGGAGGTCCAGACGGCGCTTGATGCGCTCCAGGACCTGCGCCTCTCGCCGGCGCTGGACGGCTCCGGCGACCTGGAGGGGCAGATGGCACTCGCGCCTGGGCCGGTCAGTGCGCCTGGCCCATCTGCGGTGCCGCTGGCCAACAACAGCGGCCCGGCCTCTGGGGTGCTGGTTGGGCCCGTGACCACCAAGGCAAGTGGGCCGGCCCGGGGCGCGCCTGCGCAGGAGGCAACGGCAAAGGAAGGCGGCTCAGTTCGTGAGGAGCTGGCCCACGAGTCCGGCCGGGCCCTTCTCCAAACAATGGAGCCTGGGGGGCACTGCGGAGGGCACACCGTGGCCCACGGACCCTGGCACAGCGCTGCGGGCTGCGGCCGCGGTGCAGTGTGCACgcagacgacgacgacgaagcTCCGGCCAGTGACGGCAGCGCCCTGCGCGCTCCGGCCATCAGCGATTTCTTCACCACCCTGCTCCGGCAATGCTGCCACCGCCGGCGGGGCGCCGACAACGTAAGCGTCGCACATTCGATATGTCTGCTGTAAGAAGAAGTGCCCGCTTATCATCTAAACCCTCCATGCCAGCTGTGGAGCGCGTCCAACGCAACCTATGGCGCAAGCTCGGCCTCGCCGAAGAGGACTACGCATCCGTCGAGGGGGGCCCGCTGCCGGCGCACATCGTCGCCGCCATGACGGCCATATTCGACCTTGACGACGTCGGCGCCGACATGATCCACGACGCGCCGCTCCAGGATGCGGGGCATGCTGTGGATGACCTGCAGCCCGATGCCGTCTCGGCTGCTTGATGTTCGCCTGGACTGGGGAGTAGTTCACCACATTGCCATTTATCAGCCAAAAACTTATGTCACTGAACTGTTCGTGCACCGCCCTGCTGGCTGCGACCTTCGGGCACGACTAAGACACAAGCCTTGAATGTGCCCCGGCGAACTACGACTTGCGAACTCAATGTCGCCGTAAGACCTTCGAGCTAAACTAATCCTACGTCACACGCCGCATCGACTAAAGATCTCCACAAAACGGCAACACAGATGCATTTTAGAGTACACGAATAACGACGTCAATGTTCTTTGTTGGAACATGCTGTTGAGAATATAAGTAACCGCAGTATTAAATTTCGTATGAAATAAATCATGATGAACACATGAACTAGCATGCATAGATCTAACATACTAGACAGCATAAACAGTATAGCCAGAATTTCATAACACATGCTTAAGAGATAGATAAGATCACAGGTTATGTT
The Panicum hallii strain FIL2 chromosome 6, PHallii_v3.1, whole genome shotgun sequence genome window above contains:
- the LOC112897092 gene encoding uncharacterized protein LOC112897092 isoform X1 is translated as MAGGMAIERCRIWWPRQELQLEQGPDSARLILFGWFFTSSGCLDIVVSAAVPQDQILRSFATLDALQTIVLSSNKRMPVSLQESSTFTILGDCGRHFLGELEEYCCTKQLPLDAQFVRKEHFGTSRNSISIGSVGNGDQHPIYDHRRWRCDCCVLDGFLDACRKSAVKEGSWVQLFCKSGMSFKSNLNQTVICHLYLDGQQIEINHCHVILYEVPTFGRNHFSLGVDAPRKLKASFKKPNWINDLQKQPSFLDLDSILLALNCSNAARLPVIQECSASSSGAYFVFASVYDVLVQVTWHCMGIFLASASTILYIMILVFQKCLSHMSQYLMLHKVFKHSWSNIHLRSCQILYWPFVLQDTSLRLHTRHNLSYTQVQITKLHFNCPWFSSTMNVEYAHKAAIRKHALWSSIAVDLLMGFVLGAAFLLNTETICIWTVALVHHMTDAILRSGCVWLMGVPAGFKLNTELAELLGMISLNAIQIYSTLWFFVGGYLRHIIQGIAFSGIILGLTAPVSFFIDIIQLATLHVTMLHWLISSIYSRQIQTVASLWRLFRGRKWNPLRQRLDSYDYTVEQHVVGSLLFTPVLLLIPTTSVFYVFFSILTTTVIWVCVMLEIAITVIQSTPYAELTLWVMRRQRFPAGIFFLHVPSSGRAFEDDDLSTHQIRGCSETKTKDAVHGQSETLVSELNCNYATLVQVIRSNYERVFNRTGFSFCKQLAYGILSGERVPSSLQLQPSPSFPWMNIGITEYWMHCHGSVLSCAPKR
- the LOC112897092 gene encoding uncharacterized protein LOC112897092 isoform X2, which produces MAGGMAIERCRIWWPRQELQLEQGPDSARLILFGWFFTSSGCLDIVVSAAVPQDQILRSFATLDALQTIVLSSNKRMPVSLQESSTFTILGDCGRHFLGELEEYCCTKQLPLDAQFVRKEHFGTSRNSISIGSVGNGDQHPIYDHRRWRCDCCVLDGFLDACRKSAVKEGSWVQLFCKSGMSFKSNLNQTVICHLYLDGQQIEINHCHVILYEVPTFGRNHFSLGVDAPRKLKASFKKPNWINDLQKQPSFLDLDSILLALNCSNAARLPVIQECSASSSGAYFVFASVYDVLVQVTWHCMGIFLASASTILYIMILVFQKCLSHMSQYLMLHKVFKHSWSNIHLRSCQILYWPFVLQDTSLSSTMNVEYAHKAAIRKHALWSSIAVDLLMGFVLGAAFLLNTETICIWTVALVHHMTDAILRSGCVWLMGVPAGFKLNTELAELLGMISLNAIQIYSTLWFFVGGYLRHIIQGIAFSGIILGLTAPVSFFIDIIQLATLHVTMLHWLISSIYSRQIQTVASLWRLFRGRKWNPLRQRLDSYDYTVEQHVVGSLLFTPVLLLIPTTSVFYVFFSILTTTVIWVCVMLEIAITVIQSTPYAELTLWVMRRQRFPAGIFFLHVPSSGRAFEDDDLSTHQIRGCSETKTKDAVHGQSETLVSELNCNYATLVQVIRSNYERVFNRTGFSFCKQLAYGILSGERVPSSLQLQPSPSFPWMNIGITEYWMHCHGSVLSCAPKR
- the LOC112897092 gene encoding uncharacterized protein LOC112897092 isoform X3, which encodes MPVSLQESSTFTILGDCGRHFLGELEEYCCTKQLPLDAQFVRKEHFGTSRNSISIGSVGNGDQHPIYDHRRWRCDCCVLDGFLDACRKSAVKEGSWVQLFCKSGMSFKSNLNQTVICHLYLDGQQIEINHCHVILYEVPTFGRNHFSLGVDAPRKLKASFKKPNWINDLQKQPSFLDLDSILLALNCSNAARLPVIQECSASSSGAYFVFASVYDVLVQVTWHCMGIFLASASTILYIMILVFQKCLSHMSQYLMLHKVFKHSWSNIHLRSCQILYWPFVLQDTSLRLHTRHNLSYTQVQITKLHFNCPWFSSTMNVEYAHKAAIRKHALWSSIAVDLLMGFVLGAAFLLNTETICIWTVALVHHMTDAILRSGCVWLMGVPAGFKLNTELAELLGMISLNAIQIYSTLWFFVGGYLRHIIQGIAFSGIILGLTAPVSFFIDIIQLATLHVTMLHWLISSIYSRQIQTVASLWRLFRGRKWNPLRQRLDSYDYTVEQHVVGSLLFTPVLLLIPTTSVFYVFFSILTTTVIWVCVMLEIAITVIQSTPYAELTLWVMRRQRFPAGIFFLHVPSSGRAFEDDDLSTHQIRGCSETKTKDAVHGQSETLVSELNCNYATLVQVIRSNYERVFNRTGFSFCKQLAYGILSGERVPSSLQLQPSPSFPWMNIGITEYWMHCHGSVLSCAPKR